CGCAATAAACAGCGCCACCGCCGGGTTACCAATAAATTCGAAGAACTGGCGTGCCGGATTCTCTTTCGGCATCGTCAGTTCAAACACCGCCGCTACCGCCATCAGGATCACCGGAATAATCGCCGCAAAAATACTGGTCCAGAAGCCCGGCATTTCATGATCTTCAAAAATTTTCGGGTTATACAGCCCTTCCGGTGGCTCTTTCTCAAAGTTCTTCAGAAACTTAGAGAAAATCGGCCCGGCAATAATCACCGTCGGAATGGTAATAATCATCCCGTACAGCAGGGTGGTGCCGAGGTTTGCACCAAAGATAGTCGCGATTGCCGTGGGGCCCGGATGCGGCGGCAGGAAGCAGTGAGTTACCGACAGCGCTGCCACCATCGGTACGCCGACGTACAGCAGTGGCATACGCGCCGCGGCAACCACGGTAAACACCAGCGGCAGCAGCAGCACAAAACCGACTTCATAGAACATCGCCAGGCCAACAATCAGGCCGGTGATCATCAGCGCCCATTGCAGCTTATCTTTTCCGAAAGCCTTAATCAGCGTGGTGGCGACGCGTTGCGCTGCGCCGGTATCAGATACCAGCCTGCCGAGCATCGCGCCAAAGCCGAGGATTAGCGCCAGACTGCCAAGCGTGCCGCCGACCCCTTTCTGGATCGACGCCACAGCTTCCAGCGGCGTCATTCCTTCGGCGATACCGACCACTGCCGCGACAAAGACCAGCGCGATAAAGCCGTTGACCTTAAACACAATCATTAACACCAGCAGCAAAATCACGCCTATCGCTATTATTGTAATTGGCATAGAAATTTCCTTTAAGGGTACAGGTGAATCAGTTAACAGGTATGCAAGGTATAGTTGCTTACACCGCGACGCGCATGCCGCCATCGACGAAAAGCAGGTGGCCGTTCACAAAATCCGAGGCTTTGGTGGCTAAAAATACCGCCGCGCCGATCAGTTCTTCCGGGTTGCCCCAGCGTGCTGCCGGAGTACGTTTGGTCAGCCAGGCGGTAAAGTCCTGGTCATCCGCCAGCGCCTGCGTCATTTCGGTTTTGAAGTAACCCGGTGCAATGCCGTTGACCTGAATATTGTGGCGCGCCAGCTCGACGCACATGCCGCGGGTCAGCATGGTCACCGCGCCTTTTGATGCGGCGTACGGCGTAATGGTGTCGCGACCCAGTTCGCTCTGCATGGAGCCGATATTGATAATTTTGCCGCTCTGACGCGTCACCATCTTGCGCGCCACCACCTGCGAAACAAGGAAGACGGCGGTCTGATTGACTGCGATCACATCATTCCAGTCCTGTTCCGGGAATTCGAGGAACGGACGACGGCGCTGGATACCGGCGTTATTCACCAGCACATCGATAGCGCCAATCTCGCTTTCGATCTGCTCAACCGCCGCATTTACCGCCGCTGACTGGGTCACATCAAACGCCACCGCATGGGCCTGATGCCCGGCGGCGATCAGCTGTTGCGCCGCCTTCTCCGCCCCCGCCTGGGTGGTGGCATTAATAATCACTTCCGCCCCGGCTTCCGCCAGACCTTTTGCCAGTAAGAAACCGATGCCACGACCGGAACCGGTAATTAATACGCGTTTATTATTTAACGAAAAAAGAGTGCTCATGGTTATCCCCGAATCAGAAGGTCAGCTGAACTTTAGCGGCTTGTTGTTTATCGCCGGCAAACACCAGCGCGGCATCAATCTCGGCCAGAGAATACTCCCCGCTAAACAGCGGCAGCGGGTTGACGGTGCCATTGCCCAGCCACTCCACTGCGGTGTTAAATTCGTGGGTAAAGCGGAAGGAACCCACCAGTTTTATCTCTTTCGCAATCAGCAACATAATTGGGAAGTTCGGCACCGCGCCGCCCATACCAACCTGCACCAGCGTGCCTTTCGCGCGCGTCACTTCGAGGCAGCGCTGCAACGAGGAAGGATGGCCGGAGGC
This is a stretch of genomic DNA from Winslowiella toletana. It encodes these proteins:
- a CDS encoding gluconate:H+ symporter — encoded protein: MPITIIAIGVILLLVLMIVFKVNGFIALVFVAAVVGIAEGMTPLEAVASIQKGVGGTLGSLALILGFGAMLGRLVSDTGAAQRVATTLIKAFGKDKLQWALMITGLIVGLAMFYEVGFVLLLPLVFTVVAAARMPLLYVGVPMVAALSVTHCFLPPHPGPTAIATIFGANLGTTLLYGMIITIPTVIIAGPIFSKFLKNFEKEPPEGLYNPKIFEDHEMPGFWTSIFAAIIPVILMAVAAVFELTMPKENPARQFFEFIGNPAVALFIAVVIAIFTLGLRNGRKVEEVMDMCGDSISAIAMIVFIIAGGGAFKQVLVDSGVGTYIADMMKGSSLSPLLMCWTVAAMLRIALGSATVAAITTAGIVTPIIAVTGADPALMVLAVGSGSVIASHVNDPGFWLFKGYFNLSVVETLKTWTVMETLISFLGLAGVLILNVIIH
- the idnO gene encoding gluconate 5-dehydrogenase, which encodes MSTLFSLNNKRVLITGSGRGIGFLLAKGLAEAGAEVIINATTQAGAEKAAQQLIAAGHQAHAVAFDVTQSAAVNAAVEQIESEIGAIDVLVNNAGIQRRRPFLEFPEQDWNDVIAVNQTAVFLVSQVVARKMVTRQSGKIINIGSMQSELGRDTITPYAASKGAVTMLTRGMCVELARHNIQVNGIAPGYFKTEMTQALADDQDFTAWLTKRTPAARWGNPEELIGAAVFLATKASDFVNGHLLFVDGGMRVAV